GCGGTGGTAGAAGCTGTTTTTTAAAAATGCTAGAATATTATCAAAAGGACTCTGATAATTAAGAAGATAGTTCAACTTAAAAGAATAAGAAGTTTCATCCCAAAGATGAATAGCCAGTACAAAAGAAACGAGTAACAAAGGTACCCCTATGCCCCAAAGGGCGACAATAAGTTTTTTACTTAGCACTCTTAATATTACCGCCATCACAATAATAGCAAAAATAGCCAGGATAGCCCCTTTTGCATTTGCCATTATAATTCCTGCTAAAAAAATTACGATTCCTACTCCATATAAGCCTTTGAACAACCAATTATGAGACTTAGATGCCACAAGGGTTGCTATTAGTATGGCGGAGCACCAATACATCCCAATGAAACCATGATGAAAAGGCGCGGCCTCAGTAATTAATTTCATAGATAGAGGCTCTCCTGCAAGATGGGATTGATAAATATTCCATATAAAAACGCCAAGTGCTAGCGAAGCAGATAGCAGAAAAGACATGAGTAAGAAATATTTTTGCTTAATCTCATATCTTACTGTTGCCCACATCCAAGGCACCAATACAAGCAACATGTGCACTTCCAAGTTGAAAATACCTTCGCTATAATCGGCAGTCCACAGCAGCCCTATGGCAAACAACGCATACCATAACCAATGCAAAAGCATCCAAGGACGCCCTCTCCACTCATGCCATGCCGGCCGGTAGTAAATATTGTATAAAAAGGTCCATAACATTAGCAGAAGCGTGCACGCTCCATTGAGGTGCTCATGCCAGGGCAGTGAAGCTATCACCAAAATGAGCAATACGAAATATACTTTCTTATTCAAAATTGCCTTCATATGCCTTACGATAAAGCTCTGCCATTTGCCGGGCATTGAAATGTTGTTCACATAGACGCCGCGATTCTTTTCCCATGTGAGCTCTTTTTTCTTCCGGTGCCTTCAGCAAGTCATGCAAAGCGGCAACAGCTTCGTCGACTTTATCGAACAAGAAACCATTTTGGTTTTCTATTACTAAATCTTCATTTCCGACACACCGGTGTAAAAGCAAAGGTTTCTCGCACATCATGGCTTCCAAAACTGCAAACGGCAGCCCTTCCCATAAAGCGGTAGATAAATACACATCGGCCTGCTTGAGCAGGGCTATCACCTCAGCCTTGGGAAGCCAACCGGTAAGCTCTATGTTGGATGCGGTAAGTTCGTGGCTAAGCTCACCTTCACCCACCCAAATAAAACGCAGGTGAGGCTCTTGCTCAAACCGTTGTGCAATTTGGTTGAACATAACCGGGTTTTTCTGTATGGAAACCCTTCCCACAGTAAGTACTACCTTTTCTTCCGGCTTGTTCTTTAGCTTTCTCGTTACCGGATACTCTTCCGGGCAAAAAGCCGTACCATTATTGATATAAGTTGCACGAATGCCTGCCTTCTTCATCAAGGCAGCCTCGGAAGCCCCACAGGCAATGACCCTGCCGGCATAAGCCGCAGCCACCCACTCAAGCAGCACATAAAACAGTCGCTTTATCTTGCTAACATCTTGGCGTGCAAAAGCAAGCCCATTAGGCGTATAAATAAGCCGCTTCCTGGGCACTACGCCTCTTAGTGCGAAGCGGCCCAAGAAGCCGGCTTTGGATGAGTGCAAGTGAATCGCCTGCACGGTATGCTCTCGTTGTATTTTCTTTACAATACGGCGAAGGCTACGGAATGCTTTCCAGTCCATTATTGGGTGTACTTCCCGCTGAGCAAAAGGCCACTCCACAAAACCGGCATTCTCCGGGAACTGTTTTCGCACAGCGTCTATATCAACCCCTCTTTTACCATAAATGATGATGTGTCGATATCCGGGTTGATTTTTTACTATCTGTAGAATAAATTCAATAATTCCTCCACCAAATGCTTCTGCTACATGAATGACTATCAAGTTGTTATTTAACATACTATTTACGATAAACAAGCTGCTTTATTTTGGAAATCAGACTATAAGGCAAAAACATTAAAGTTGTTAACTTGATAATGCCTAACCACCAATAAGGATTTAGCACACTTTTATTATCCCACAAAATTCTCATTCGAGAGCGCAGTTGCTTTTTTCTGTTTCCAAGCGATACCCCTTTATCATCAAATATCGTCTTTAAGAGTACTTCAGGAAGTACAGCAGTAGGATAACGCTTAGTAATCTCAAAATAAAGGGCATAATCGTCGGCAGTAGGGTATTTGTTAGGATACCCTCCTATCTCCTCCAAGGCAGCCCTTTGAATCATTACTACCGGCTGAATAAATACTGCGGAGAGAAAAATCTCTTTCTTTATTTTCTTGTAATCAGCAGGAGGCGCATAACAGTATAAAAATTGACCAAGGTTATTGTAAAAATCTACCCATCCTCCTACTAACATCACTCCTGGATGCTCGGTAAAAAAGTGCTTTTGTTTACTTAGCCGATAGGGCATACATAAGTCTTTACAATCTAAACGTGCAATGTATCTGCACTCTGGCATCTCGTTATAAATAAAGAGTAGGCCATAGTTGGCAGAGTCCTCTGGGCCAGAGTTATATTCCTTAAACAAAACGGTCAAATCAAGTTTGTCGCTAAAGCGTTGCTTTAAGTAATTCACATCCGGTTTGAGCTCACTTCCATCATCTACCACTACCACCTTCACCTTTTCATCCTCTTTTATCGA
The nucleotide sequence above comes from Chitinophagales bacterium. Encoded proteins:
- the rfaG gene encoding glycosyl transferase → MFIVNSMLNNNLIVIHVAEAFGGGIIEFILQIVKNQPGYRHIIIYGKRGVDIDAVRKQFPENAGFVEWPFAQREVHPIMDWKAFRSLRRIVKKIQREHTVQAIHLHSSKAGFLGRFALRGVVPRKRLIYTPNGLAFARQDVSKIKRLFYVLLEWVAAAYAGRVIACGASEAALMKKAGIRATYINNGTAFCPEEYPVTRKLKNKPEEKVVLTVGRVSIQKNPVMFNQIAQRFEQEPHLRFIWVGEGELSHELTASNIELTGWLPKAEVIALLKQADVYLSTALWEGLPFAVLEAMMCEKPLLLHRCVGNEDLVIENQNGFLFDKVDEAVAALHDLLKAPEEKRAHMGKESRRLCEQHFNARQMAELYRKAYEGNFE
- a CDS encoding glycosyl transferase, which gives rise to MLEDVVVLIAHYNDPEGLEHTLDSIKEDEKVKVVVVDDGSELKPDVNYLKQRFSDKLDLTVLFKEYNSGPEDSANYGLLFIYNEMPECRYIARLDCKDLCMPYRLSKQKHFFTEHPGVMLVGGWVDFYNNLGQFLYCYAPPADYKKIKKEIFLSAVFIQPVVMIQRAALEEIGGYPNKYPTADDYALYFEITKRYPTAVLPEVLLKTIFDDKGVSLGNRKKQLRSRMRILWDNKSVLNPYWWLGIIKLTTLMFLPYSLISKIKQLVYRK